ACCCCCCTCCTTGGCCGTTTAACGGCCGGCGGGCCCCCGCCCCCTGGGGGCGGGAGGTGGCGCTCGGAATGGCGGTCGCTGTAGTGATCTTGCGGGGAGCCGTTCCGAGCGGCGGGCGTAAGCGGGAGCCTGTTCAAACTACCGCTCCCAGGGCCCGCCGCCGCTGCTTCTTCCTCTCCGCCCCCGAGAGTTCCGCCGGGGCGGTGGCGAGGGGCGGCCATCGGCGGGCAAAGGGTGATGGGCGCCCCTGACCTGGAGCACCGGCCGCGGAGCCGCGCTCGGAGCGGGAGGCTGCCCTGACTCTTCCCCGAGGGGTCCGGACTTTCCGCGTAGCTCGGCTGCCTCCTCCGTAGCTCGGGTGAAGGCGCTTGAAAGCCGTGTCCCGGCATGCTGCCCGCCTCCCTCGGGCGGGCGGGACAGGGCGGCGGGCGGCTGCGGGCCTCCCTGGGGAGGTGGCTGCTCGCCCCCCCGGGCTGGACTCTGCAGGGGACGGGGATCTGCCTAAGGTGGCGGCCCCAGCTCGCCCCGCCGCTCCGGGCCGCCCGGCAGAGTATCGGGACACAAGCCGGGGGGCTGAGAGCTGAGAAACCTGGCGATAATAGCAAATACGTGTCGGTGCAAAGGGGGCGGAAAGAAGAGACCGTGGTGTCGGCTGCTCAGAAAGGTGAGGTGGGCTGTGGTCACTCGGGAGGGGGAATACTGGGCACTGCTCAAAGAGGCCGGCACGGAGAGAATTACTGCTGCAGCTGAGACTTTGGAGCCTCAAACAtctggattaaagaaaaaaaaaacaaaaaaaaaacacaaccccaaaaCAGTTCTCAGAAAACTCACAACTCCTTCTCTTTTCCCGTCATACAGTTTGCAGCAGTTGCTACGTCTCAGTGTATGTATTGCACCAGCAGAACAGAAATTATGTGGCTTCCTCTAAACAGCTTGTTGATGTAGTGTTTAGGTCACATCAGAGATAAGGTATAGCCtctcatttccattttcaaaaggaaaacttaTCACACACAACCCGTCTTGATGCTGTTAAAACAAGTTTACTTCCAGCAAGTTTGTCAAAGCTCTACAGGTGGTACTAGTTTTTTCCTAGGATGGCTGTCACTTCGGTTGctctcattgatttcagtgaaaagtAATTAGCCTCAGAAATTCTAAGTGCTTTGAAAAGGTTTCTGAAAAACGTCCTCAACTGATTAGAAGGCCGCAGGAGAAATGGTTATTAAAGTTTCTTTGGTGACTTGTACTTGAAAGTCACACCCTGTCACTTAGACAAGTCAGTAGTCTCTTTGCAagttctcaaaaatattttgtaacagaaaatctcgcatgactttttttttggatgtgtaCTGATGCTTGTACTTTAGATCAAAACTAATAGATAAAAACTAACCAGTTGGCAATCTCAGTCAAATACATATTTTGGCCTAATATCCCTCCTTTTTATTGTTTGATTGAGAATTCATAAAATCAGTTATATTCCATGTATACAATTTATAAgctcctggtttttttttcatttttatgtttccCTTTCCTTGAGTAAGGATTGCAATGATTGTGAGTTTATTATGGTAGCTTGAATACTGCAGTGCTAAATACCTCattatttcttaaagaaactAGCTCTTACGCTACATGAAAAGCAACAATAAGTGCTCTTCTGGCTCTTGAAAACACCTAGTAAGAAAATAGAAAGTAATAAGGCTTAATAGAGAGATATAATTATGCCCCACACAATATAAGGAACGTTCCATGGTCTTTCTTTTAGTGATGAGGCATTATGGAAGCTGTTACTGGAATTTTTTCTTCTACCAAAATGTTATTTGAGCTGTAGATTACTACAAGAGCATTTATATAAGGAAGCTGTGCAAGTCTTGTCTGTCTGAGGTTGTAACTCCTGCACTGTTTTCTGTCTATTTCAGTGAAAGAAGCTGGAAGAGACTTTACCTACTTCATTGTGGTGCTTGTTGGAATTGGTGTTacaggttatttttaaaaattttgttctttatcaGAAGACACTTTTCATTAATTCCATTTAGTTTGATTGGTTTTCATTCCATTTGCTGTTGTTTCTGTTACAGGTGGTTTGTTCTATGTGATTTTTAAAGAGCTATTCTCTTCTTCTAGTCCAAGTAAGATCTATGGAGATGCCTTGGAGAAATGCAGATCTCACCCTGAGGTTGGTTTTTGAACCTTAGTCACAAGTTTATATTTCTCAGTAGTTACTGTCTCTCCTTGAGTCAAAAGTTTGCACAAGGAATCTCACAAGCAAAGCTACGGGAAGACCCATGTGGTGCTTAACACCAGCAGATCTGCTGATAGTTTTAGCTGGACATAGGTGGGTCAGCTGCAACTTGGAGCCTATATTAAGACAAGTTAATGCAAGTGCTGAGCCTGAGTAAAGTAGCTTGCTAAAAAACAAGTGAAGTGAGTACCGCAAGTTAAGTTGTACCGCAGCACAACAACTGATGTAAATACAGTGTCTGCCCCTTCAGAGTGTGTGCTTGTGTCTCCATACAGAAAGTTTTATAGACATACCTGAGCGCCTACCAAGCGTAGTACTTAAGAAATTCTGCAGTTCAGTGAGGCAACTGGCCCCACTTAAGTTTTGTAGATCTAGCCTGGCTGCCTTTCCTTGGCACAGTTATTCTGTTGTGACGcttctgtagggttctgtcatTTTGAAAAGTACTGCATATGTATCCAGGAGTTTAAACTCTTCATTCGAAACACGGTTAACATTCCTGTGgctaagaggaaaagagaaagagaacagTCATGTGATCACACAGTCACATAAGAGAGCTAGATGTAAACAACAGTAAATCTAAGATTACATTGTAAAAGCCACTACTTCAGGCAAAACAAGAAATGCGTGGAATAGCTTTCAAACAAGCTTGCCGCAGATGCCACTGAGGATAACCTAGAAATGAGGTCACCAGATTGTCACTAGAATAAAACTGAAGACTGCTTTGGAGCAAGTTTGTAGAATTAAAACTTCTCTCCAGTACTTACACAGTTTAAAACTAGATTAATTTCATCTGGCATtacagatctggaaaaaaaaaaaaagaattattttttaagcagtAGTGTTTTTTATATAATGTGAAGGGGAgtgcatttgcattttaaactttGAAACATTCTTTTGGAGGAGATATGAGTGAGTGTTTAgtgctttttcccctttacacAACATGTCAGTAAAGTATAAAATACACAGTAAGAAGAGAGATTAAGATTTTATAATCTCAGACAATGGTATAAATGGAAGACACTAGTAGGATTTATTTTAGACATTTAGTATGTGACTGtaaagaaaagcactgaaatacaaaagattttttcttgcactgttttctttcctaaactCTTCTATTCTTGACACATCAGACTTACAAGGGGCATTTAGttgaaagaaaacacattcaCAGCAGGGGCGTGAGCTGATACTGGAGTATCAGTTTGAATGTGATACTCAAATCTCTTTTCTCTTGTAGATAATTGCTGTTTTTGGTGAATCTATTAAAGGTTATGGGGAGGCAACTAGAAGAGGAAGACGACAGTTTGTCAGGTACCATTTGGTGTTTGCCCCATACAGACACTAGTTTTTGCAGAGCAAAAGCATTTTGGGTCACATTATAGCAAGTTAGGTCTAGATTAATGAACTGTATGTGGCATACCCTGTCACTTTTAAGTGAAAGTGAAAGCAGTGTTTTCTAGTACCTCTTGTGTGGCACATACCACTAAATACAGTTCGCATGCAATATAAAACGGCAATTCTGGGTGCCTCAAAACAAGCAATGGTCAGCACAATAAACACAGAGCTGGTCTCTGCAAAAAATACGACGAGTCTTGCTTTTTGGTACTTGAGGCCGCATCTCTACTATGTATTTAACAGAACATCTCTCACCTAAACCTTTCATGAGCTTGTCTATTTATTATTCACCTTTTGAGGGAAACAACAGAACTAATTATTACAAAATGTAAATCCCCCCTGCACTACAACCCAATAGGGACTTTGTCTTTATTGGGTTCTTTGACTTGAATTTATTTAAGGAGGTTTCATATAGGATGGGACGCAAAAGCTCAAATATACAACGTGAACCATGaaattgagattatttttttttcccggagGAAGGTGGTTTTTGCTGGTGGAAGTTTAACTTTTGACCAGACTCTGTGAAAAAGTGTTTAAAGTGGAGCTGCTAAAAGAAAAGGATATGCAGAAATGATCTAAGCACCTATCTGTAAAAGCAAACTAGGTAAATAAGTGAAGGTTCTGTCAGCTTTCCTAGTACTTCATTGCCATTATTTTGAAAGTctggtattttaaataaatttttgagCTGAGGACTTTGTAAGATTATAGTGTTTGTGTCTGCAATAAAAGGatgaccttgaatgtctcaaaAATGTACAGATTTTTTGTGTATGAACACTTTGAATGTGAATTTACTTTGGTGAGGCTCTTCATTCATCTTTGTTCTCTGTAACCAGTCATGTCACCTTAAATGGTATTGGGAGTTTAATTCACAATGTGTATCTGCATGTGACTGATGGAAATAAGAGCTTGCTAGTATGCAGCAGTCAGTAATTTCAGTAGGAAACAGAAACTGGCACCAGAACTCTATAGTTTGACCATTAGTTTCTGGAAGTGGTTGCCTTGAAAGTGACATGACCTTTCTATTTATGTAATATTTGAACATAACCTAACTCCAGTCTAAATATCAGCATTTGGGTTGGAGATATATCAGTGCCAAAGTTACACAACTTCAGTAGAACAAAATTATTGCCAAAATAAGTTAAGCGTATAGTAAACTCTTTTGATGTGATTTAACCAACCTGATAATTAAGTTGATAAAACATGCTCTATTTGTTTTGGCTTGGTAACTTAGTTTAAGTGCCTGAGAAAAGCCCTTGCAGTCTTGGTGATGTGGACGCTCCTTTCTAGATGTCAGGCTCTGAATCTGGAGGTTATTTGGAATAAATACAAGGAAATTCCAGAATCTTCAGCCATTGGATTGCTGTTGAGTTTTGAAGGGAGGACTGGGGTGAGGACATTCAAGCACTTCATCTGTTAATCCTTAACTGATAATTAGTTCTTCTAACTCCACTAGTCCTTACATGCTCGTAGTAAAGCTTGGGAAGAGCAGTAGAGAAGGAACCCATGGTAGCATAGTGTATTCCAATGTATTCCTTTTCTCAAAATACAGTTAAGCAGCTTCTCTAAAGAAGAAGTTTAACTAGTGTATGATATGTATCCTTGCTGTGTGGTttgagcttttgttttgttttgctgtttttagTCACATTGAATACGTAAAGGATGGACTGAAATATATGCGTCTGAAGTTCTACATTGAGGGCTTTGAATCAGGGAAGCGGGGAACAGTCCATGTGGAAGTCAAAGAGGTATATATAATTGCTTGATAGAGCTGATAAGCTTAATCTTGAATTTAAACtgtcaaggagaaaaaaacagagccTTAAATTGTTTTCCTTACAGAATCCTGAGAAAGGAAGATTTGAGGTCCACTACATATTTGTGGATGTTGACACCTATCCTAGAAGAACCATTGTTGTAGAAGACAACAGATAGCAAACAATCAAAGCTGCCGCCTCATCTCATGGGTATTGGATGATACTGGTTTAGCCAGTCTACACATGAACTATTCAGTGTTTTCAATGGTGTCTTTCAGCTTTGGGGTTGTGTTGCAGGACACAGCCTCTCAGGGTGTCCATTAAGGTCTTTTGTAATAACGGGTACGGGATTTCAAGTGAAGCCAATGAAAAATAGTAGAGCCATCACTTATGGCAAATACTTTTGACATAGGAAAATAATGGTTCATAATAAACAGTTTGATGCTGGATAATACTTCTTCACACCCAAAACTGAGTCTTCCAAGATTTTAGGTTTGGATGGGGagctttttgtcttcctttgctTGGATTTCCTACTAACACTGCAATAAAGAAAGTGGTATTTTAAGTGCAAGCTCACTCTTTTCATTCTGGATGCCTTTGTGTAGATAAGAAGGTAAAGTAAGAATGTATGTTAGTGATGCAAAGGGGATCTAGCCCAAAGACTGTAAGAATATGGATTGTGGAGACACACATTCTTGGCAAATGACTGAAGATAAAGACTTCAATATTGGTATCTTCTAAATAGATTAACATCACACAGAACAGCACACAGTCTGCTCCCTCCAATGTTTGCCATGCTGCTCTGCTAACTAATGGCAGTGTTGTAGCTGCTCAGCGCTGCccacagtttttccattaatttaactaatctaaatcttctGGGAATCAGATTCATGTAAGTTTACCCAAACCGAAAAGCTCAACATGTGAGCAAATTTCTCACCTGGGTTTCTTCCTTAGTGTGACGTGGCTGATTGCAGGCATGGCCCTGTGtattaataatcagactcagTTGTGCCCATCTGTCAAGCAGCACCAACCCAAAAATTTCAAGCTTCAGCTTCTTACGTTTAAACACTTTCTTAAACACCaactaatgcatttttctgtagCTACCTATCTTATGTTCTGAGCTTTTTAGTTCACTATTGAATTGTCCTTCCACTAAGCATACACTGATGCTCAGTTATCAGTCCTTATTACGAGTTCCTTTAATGGTACATTTGGACTGTTCTAAAGTTCATGCAATGTCCCCTCATAGAGTGTGACAAATATCATATATAGACCTGTAGCAATACTTTACTGCATTTTAGCCATCCTGTCCATCTGTCTCCCAGTAATCTCATTTGCATAATCATAACAACTAAACATAATACTTTGTTAAATCTGGATAACTTTGCTTTATATTAAGCCCTACAACCTTGAATTCAGTCAGATCCTCCTATTGTTTGAAAGTATTCAATGAAGAGGAATCACACATTCATGCCAGTTTGTGCGCAGAGCAGCCAGCAATGTCCATCTGTGTTAAACTGCAAGGCATTTTGGGGTTTCTACACTGTATACAGTATAACTGACTTCTACTGTGCAGACCAAAGGGATACTTACAAAACTTTGAACAGCAGTTGAGACTGACTAAAGTGATATCATAACCATTAGTTTCAACAGAGTTAAAATTTTGTCTGCTTTCTTTCATCTCTCAATGGATGCTTGTCAAGACTAACAAGCCCGCAATTTTACACATAGTCAAAATCTATGGAAGTCTGTCGGTGGCTACCTATTGTAAGTATGAGAAATTGTTGTAGTGCTTGATATGTTGCCATGAAGTTATTTTGATAAACTTTAATTTTTACCTACAGTTACTGACATCATTCATGTCCATCTGGAAAGGCatcttaaaataatgaaagccATTGACTCCCGTTGTTCTTCATGTTATTGTCTTGAAAGcagtagagtcatagaatcataaaatggtttgggttgcaggggaccttgaagatcatctcgttccaaaaccacccctgccctgggcagggacacctcccactagaccaggttgctcaaagccccatccagcctgtccttgaacacctccaaggaaggGACGTCCATAACTTCAATAGCACCTTTTGACTTAGGACTTCCTATTTCTTAGTGTTATACTTGCCAAAACTTTTGTTTCAGAAGAAACTTTCAAACCAACTTAATTGATTTATAATTCattaaataaaagaggaaaatatctgAGGCTGTCATTGTTTCATTGCTGCAGTACTGACTGATAGCATTACATATCGTATTTACCTGCCACCACTTATGTCCAGTGCTATAAGCATGTGTCATACCAGCATGGTTACTAAAAACCACCTCTGCAAGAGTTTTGTCACAAATGCAAGATGGAGCAGGTTTGTCAGAGCACATCAGAAATAGTGGAAGCTATATAAGTTTATAATCTAATACTAAAATGACTAGCCTTAAGGCCATACTATACCTTGATAAAAATGTCATCATCTTCTACAAAGCAAGACtatataaaaatacagagttTAAACTATAATGTAATACTATTTTTGCCTGCCCTTTATGAGTTTCTACCGTATCAAGCTGCCTGAAAGCCATTGTAAACCTCCATGTCAACAACGGAACTAACAAGCTACGTTTTTTTCCTGGAAGTCTGGGTCCCAGCTTCGCTTTCTTATTAATCCAGCTGTGGCTTGTTTTCAGCGGGCTTCACTGCTGGAGAAGGGAGTACTTCctaaagcaaggaagaaaaccaTTTATTTATAGTAAATGGTATAGTTGCAGCAAAGATAGGCCAGCCGATAGGCTTACTTTTGTCTTGTTTAGAGCCTTGTTTGCACTGAAGAAACTGTCAGGACTAGAAActttctgggaaggaaaagatGCTGACCTCACATAATGATGTTTTTCCAACAGTACAGGTACATGAAATTCTACATCATGCTTGTGGTAAAACAGCAAGAATTGGCCGTTGCAGTTAATGTGTGTTTTTGGCTCCAGCTTAAGAAAACAGACTAAAAATTTGGTTATTTGAAATCAGGtttatttgcaggtttttttcagtagcaaGGACTTCCTAGCATACATAGAAGTACAATGTACTTGAAGGGTTGTGTGAAAGAATGGCTATTTGGAAATCGGATCCCTGGTTCTTTGGTTCCTTTGAGACATCAGAACAGAAGTTTTTAAGGTTGTCTGTAAAGCTGGCAGTACCAGAGTTCTTGGACTAAGTGCCCTTGTCATACTTTGGCATTTGTGTCAGGCCTCGATATTGTGTTCCCTACCTGGGAATAAATGCTACAATTACAGGTGTCAGAAGAAGTCTTGGCAAAGTCAACAAAGGATTCTGTCTGGTCCTTTGGCAACTGGTGCAGACTTGTATGAGAAAAAATGGAGACAGACCATAACTAGCAATAAGGAAGAGACAGGAGTATAATTTAAAAGACACAGGTGGATGTGGAGTTGTCCACAGTGCAAGGGACCTTCGTTCGCAATTTCTCCATGCTGCTATGGGTGTCTAAATGCAAAATATGAGCCTCTGGTTTATTCGCTGCATTTCAAGGAACAGGAGAATCCAGAGAAACAAGTCAGGGGATTATTTTCAAGCTTATTTCTGGTTAGGGTAGCCCCAATATGACAGGgttataaataaaatgtttctcatcCTGTATTTGCATCGAGTGCACTGTTGTCATTCTCACAATTCATTTTCCTCCTGTGCAGTTGCAAGGCAGCAGGTGGATGAGCACACTTGGTCAAAGCAGCAGGATACACAGCCGTAGTGCCACCCTCCATACCCTTCGTAAGAAACAAAACGTCTCACAAGCTGGAAAGAAGCTGCAGTGGAAGTGTATACCCTATATAAATCATCTTTGTATATCATCCTGCTTTGTAAATAGCAGAATACTAGAGAGACCGGATAACATTTTGCCTCTAAAAAGTGGGAAAATAAAGTAATCATTATAAATGTAAAGTTGTAATTATCTCCAGGAGCTGCTAATTCCTCTTTCATAACTAAAGTTTAACCCAGTTTTATTTTGTTGGAGTGCAATGAACATAGCAAGTCAGGCGGTGTCCCCCCTGGTGGACGCTTATCAATATCCTTGATAAAATGAaggcaaaataaaagcagcagcagaagaaaaacacctTTACCTGGGCTCAGATATATTAGCATTCTTAATTTGGAGAAATGACAAATGCAAGGCTCAAATGCTTTCAAATCTCAGTAGAGGAAAGCTTTTGGGAATCCTTTTCCTGGTAAAAtctcttcagtgaagaaaaaaaaaaggagcttcaTAGCCTGATTTATAGTCCTCCTCCTAGCTAGATACTTATCACCAGCAAGATTATTTAAGCCCCATGAGATTTCAAGGGTATTAAAGTTCTAGATGTATGTAGTTTGGCTGCAGAAAAACAAGTTAAACGGCTCTTGCTAACACAGAAGTCTTGTGGGAACTAGCTCCTGTTTTCTGTTGGTCTCCGCTTAAGTTGGGAtccttgtttaaaaaattattttctcaaatcGTGTTtgaagcaagcaagcaaatatAAGGGTACGCCTTCATCAAAATTAGATGAAGATTAGTCCAGTAAGACATGCAGTTTAGAGAACACTGATCTCTTCTGCAGTACCACTTCACCCGGGGATACTTTTGCACTGGAGGAGAACAGCTGCGTTCACTGAGTTTAAACATAGTATTTTAGAACACCCTGTTGGAATTGTGAAGGTTGTTGGCCTAGATTGTTCCTTAAAAAGTTGTCCCCATGCCACTGGATCATTGCGCCATGCAGAGGTCCTTCTGCATGGCCAGCAGCGCAGAGTGCTCCATCCTCTCGCTGGATGATGCTTGGCTGGGGAGAAAGCAAAGTCACTGGAAGGTTCAGTTTCACTTTTTGGTAAATACAAGCAATTTGTAAACATTTCAGTGTTTACTTTTTCatgctgctttccctttttctctgggAAAGCACAAGATTATAGCGTATGCTATACTTTCCAATGTAAAACTGTCATGTTGTTGTTAACTaaacctgtggaaaaaaataacagccaGGAAGTCAGAGCTAAAACAATGACATTTACATGGAAATTAAACACATTTTCCAGAGTTAAGTCTTGATCATTACAGAATtaataaatagatatatatatatgctctGTTCTCCTTTAGGAAATGAAAATACATCATTCACcagtgaaatgctgtttttccagAAATATTGTATGGCAGACTACACAAGAAGTATTTGAGGTAGGTGTGCAACTTGGTCTTAACTTTCCCATCTCTGCCTTAATTTTTGTGGATGCCGAAACTTGTGTGTACGCTATAGGCAGCCAACATCCATAGAGTTGGATTGTGGGAATAAGAATGTTACTCTGTCATCTACATGACCTCTCTTTGAGTTTAGGTCCTGTGTATACTTGCTGTATTGTGACAAAAAGAAATATACcttcaggaaattaattttgtgagaactttaaaatatcaaaaaaggaCTGCTCTTTTTCTAAGCTTCAGTAAACAGAAGGTCATGCAAAGAAAATAGgattttaggctggaaaagaaaaatgttgttgtGCATGACTGATTGAGTTTAAAAATGACCTTGATACATAAGTAATTGCAGCATGGAAATCAAGTTTCAACAGCTGATTTCAGCAATGGAATCATGATCTTGGGAATGGTTGCAAATAAATGCATGTCTGATACAAGAAACTTCAACAAACTCACCTAACAAGCAGAGAAGACAGAAATGTGAATAAGACAATTATTGTATCACATGCCAActgcagaaataaagacaaagatgATGTGCTGGGGATTTTCACAACTAATTTCAATTCACTTTGTTCTCAGCCTCATCTTACTATGACAAGGGATGTTATCCATCCTAATACTCATGAGATTATTCCAATGTGTAAATTATCAGCAACCTAACCTGCTAAAGATTAGGTCCAAAAAACACTGGGGGCACATTTTGAGTCAAAGCCCACTTTTAGGTTTCATTACAGCCTGCAAACTGATGGAAATAcataaggaaagcaaaaatattttaaaaaatacagaaaattaaaggATAAAAAGTTTCAAGGAGTAAGCTTAAAGATGAAAGTAAAGGCTCATAACTGGCCTCTATATATGGGGTTGTGAAGTCTGATTGAAGATCTAGAGTACAGTTGGTACTGGAAAAACAGAGACATTTGAAAGTAAAAAGATGTTCccccctattttattttttttttgggggggggggaaggggagggtggggaaggctTGGTCCCCAGAGAGATGTTCATTTGCTCAGAATAGAGAATAATAAAACTACGTCGCAAATTCTCCTTAGGCAGCTGGGAATATATATCATTATGATATACTATACCAAGGATTATGAAACAATGATTCCAAACTGTAGTGTAAATAATTGAACAGTAGAAATATTTGGTAGTTTTTCTTAGTAAGTTCTCAGgggttttttattctgttttatgtaaAATAATCTATAAGAATTATAGAAGAATGTGAATTAATACCATCCTACATACAAATTCATTATAAGTTCTTAATAATGATACATagttaaaagttaaaaatctagcaaaaatgttttgtaagtaaaggacagaaaaggaaaaagaaatttagaaagcTTGTTTGGAAGTCTTGTGGCTGTCCATTTCATTCCCTTCATCTCATATGGGTCATCAAGGACCATTAGTAActcaaataaaagaaataagcacAGGTACCTGTTTCAGTAAAGCAGTTCAGTTTGGAAAGCCTCTTTGCCTCTCAGTGTTCAGTATCAAGCtactgcatttcattttgaaTATCCACGTAAAAAATAATACCCATTATGGAAAAAATTTAGTAAGTAAGCTTATAATTATCTACATAAAGGAGATCTAAAATAACTTTAGACAGTACGTCTGAAAGAAAGTATCAGGAATTTTAAACTAATAGAAAGTGTCAGGTTCAGTTGTTATATATGGCAAGCATAAATATCTACCCATCTGTATAAAAGTTTGCTGCATATGCTTTGGTGTAGGCTTTTTCCTGaaatggcagtgtggggagagcACACATACCCTTGCCCCTCTGGCTGGAGGTGGGATGTCCTCACCTTCTCTAGCCCAGAGCCGGATTGTGGCAGGTTAGGCTTGGCCAACACCCaagctcccacccagctcctccCCCCCCACAGCGGGATGAGTGTGGAAATGGGGAGCAGCAGGAATGAGAAATCTTGGGGTTTGGGATGAAGGCAGGGAGATCACTTGCCAATTACAGTCGCCGGCAAAATAGACTTCAAAATTAACTCAATTTATTGCCTGTTATTGCTGTTGTTGCCGGTGTTGGCACACGGCATGGCGGCATGGGCAAACTTCCACGGTAATAGAACACCCAAGGGATCTGATGGCGGTGGCGTCTCTACTTCCAGATCACATACATGTGTCTGCCTCTGCATCTTAAAACCTCCCAGTTCTCTGCTGGGAAACCTTTCCAGGATAATCATGTTTATCCAACCTCCATTTAATTACGATTCCTCTTTATCTGAATCACAATTATGTTCTCTAGCATGAGTTGCCTTCTTGTACTACTCCCCACGATTAACTCTATTAACCTTCATTTATCCAAGCACATTTTCACTTTTTATGGGAACGGTGTTGTTTTGCAGTTTCAAtcctaattctttttttccactaaaaacatAACAATCTCAGCCATAACAATATCTTATTATGGCTGTTTTATACACATACTAAATATGTGGCTATATTCCTTGAGATCTGATCTGCTTCATTAGCTCTATCACATCCATAGAGGAGCTGAAGTGAATTGCTATTTTGTGTGCCATTCGGGGCCGTGCATTACCCTGTGTTTAATAACACAAAGCCAAAACCCAATGGCAGAGCGCAGATTTGCAGAATGCCACCAGTTGCTTTTTGTCATGATACCTGGCGAGGTGCAGGCACCCTCTCCTCCTCCGGGTGGCTGCAAAGTCACCGTATTCAGGTGCGTGACACTGGTAAGGAAAAAAGTGGCTGAGAAAAATAACTGAGACATCTCAAGATTCAaaacagaaagcagctttctaTCAACTATCTTGAGCATAAAAGCCA
The nucleotide sequence above comes from Numenius arquata chromosome 4, bNumArq3.hap1.1, whole genome shotgun sequence. Encoded proteins:
- the TIMM21 gene encoding mitochondrial import inner membrane translocase subunit Tim21, with translation MLPASLGRAGQGGGRLRASLGRWLLAPPGWTLQGTGICLRWRPQLAPPLRAARQSIGTQAGGLRAEKPGDNSKYVSVQRGRKEETVVSAAQKVKEAGRDFTYFIVVLVGIGVTGGLFYVIFKELFSSSSPSKIYGDALEKCRSHPEIIAVFGESIKGYGEATRRGRRQFVSHIEYVKDGLKYMRLKFYIEGFESGKRGTVHVEVKENPEKGRFEVHYIFVDVDTYPRRTIVVEDNR